From the genome of Rhizobium sp. SSA_523, one region includes:
- a CDS encoding mannose-1-phosphate guanylyltransferase/mannose-6-phosphate isomerase, with product MSQKIIPVIMAGGKGTRLWPLSRASAPKQFIKVVNDRTLFQETLERVADPEIYAAPVVITNQDFRFQVAEQAREVGIDLSGILLEPVARNTAAAIAAAAFFLTARFGEDAILQLLASDHEIDAGTAYRQAIETARETARSGKIVTFGITPTEPVTGYGYIEQGEPLKSGAYTVKRFVEKPAADKAQDMLEKGGFYWNSGIFMCKASLLLSELEHFAPDVHAAVKASVDKADTDLDFVRLEEASFAQSPDISIDYAVMEKTRNAAVVASSFSWSDLGSWDAVWKLGDKDEGGNVVLGNATVLNTENSLVLSRSAHLAVQGLKDVAVIASEDAVYVGRLADAQEVGKLVKLLASSKASSALTETHPTSYRPWGGYTSLLHGDRFQVKRLFVLPGKKLSLQKHFHRSEHWVCVKGTAEVTIGDSVRFVRENESVYIPQGELHRLYNPGKIMLEMIEVQTGSYLGEDDIVRVSDEFGRGT from the coding sequence ATGAGCCAGAAGATCATTCCCGTTATCATGGCCGGCGGCAAGGGAACCCGGCTCTGGCCCCTGTCGCGCGCCAGCGCGCCGAAGCAGTTCATCAAGGTCGTCAACGACAGGACGCTGTTCCAGGAGACCCTGGAACGGGTGGCGGATCCTGAGATCTATGCCGCGCCGGTGGTCATCACCAATCAGGATTTCCGCTTCCAGGTGGCCGAACAGGCGCGGGAAGTGGGCATTGACCTGTCCGGCATCCTGCTGGAGCCGGTGGCGCGCAACACCGCCGCCGCCATTGCCGCGGCCGCCTTCTTCCTGACCGCCCGCTTCGGCGAGGATGCGATCCTGCAGCTGCTCGCCTCCGATCATGAGATCGATGCCGGCACGGCCTATCGCCAGGCGATCGAGACCGCCCGCGAGACCGCCAGAAGCGGCAAGATCGTCACCTTCGGCATCACGCCCACCGAACCGGTCACCGGCTACGGCTATATCGAACAGGGCGAGCCGTTGAAGAGCGGCGCCTATACGGTGAAGCGTTTCGTCGAGAAGCCGGCCGCCGACAAGGCGCAGGACATGCTGGAAAAAGGCGGCTTCTACTGGAATTCCGGCATCTTCATGTGCAAGGCAAGCCTCTTGCTGAGCGAGCTGGAACATTTTGCCCCAGACGTCCATGCCGCGGTCAAGGCCTCGGTCGACAAGGCCGATACCGATCTCGATTTCGTCCGCCTGGAAGAGGCGAGCTTTGCCCAGAGCCCGGACATTTCGATCGATTATGCGGTCATGGAAAAGACCCGCAATGCCGCGGTCGTCGCCTCGAGCTTTTCCTGGTCGGATCTCGGCAGCTGGGATGCCGTCTGGAAGCTCGGCGACAAGGATGAAGGCGGCAATGTCGTGCTCGGCAATGCCACGGTGCTGAATACGGAAAATTCCCTCGTCCTGTCGCGCTCGGCGCATCTGGCCGTGCAGGGTCTGAAGGACGTTGCCGTGATCGCCAGCGAGGATGCCGTCTATGTCGGGCGGCTGGCCGATGCGCAGGAGGTCGGCAAGCTGGTCAAGCTTCTGGCCTCTTCCAAGGCCAGCTCGGCCCTGACCGAGACCCATCCGACATCCTATCGTCCCTGGGGCGGCTATACATCCCTGCTGCATGGCGACCGTTTCCAGGTCAAGCGCCTCTTCGTGCTGCCGGGCAAGAAGCTGTCGCTGCAGAAGCATTTCCACCGGTCGGAACATTGGGTCTGCGTCAAGGGTACGGCAGAGGTCACCATCGGCGATTCCGTCAGGTTCGTGCGCGAAAACGAATCCGTCTACATTCCCCAGGGCGAGTTGCATCGCCTCTACAATCCCGGCAAGATCATGCTGGAGATGATCGAGGTCCAGACCGGCTCCTATCTCGGCGAAGACGATATCGTCCGCGTATCGGATGAATTCGGCCGCGGGACCTGA